In the Arthrobacter zhaoxinii genome, one interval contains:
- a CDS encoding lytic transglycosylase domain-containing protein, whose amino-acid sequence MNTQSTTGPQTARSGANSMPRKLSVAVTTAAIPAVMISALALAEPAAAAPAAPQNTLFPQLPLQAIKNLNTGTSTGVAASQLATQMPATLPAESAAPATHRIVSGDTVSSIAAQYGLSVADLLRVNNLQPTSLIFAGDELRLGGSSAPASAAAAAPSAGTYTVVSGDTLGAIAARHGVSLSSILAANGLSLTSVIYPGQSIRIDGKAPSATPAAPEQGQTAPAAGASYTVAAGDTLGAIAAKHGVSLSGVLASNGLTQGSVIRPGQQIRLDGGTVSITAAAPVAAPTDLVPNTFLHYTYPEHTVADANLNKQALNSLPVPDRAQMQQIVADTAVQMGVDPALAQAFALQESGFDQRAVSPANAIGTMQVIPSSGEWASQLVGRQLNLLDPYDNATAGVAIISALIRSSDSLENAIASYYQGQYSVTTHGMFADTRGYVSSVLAHRESFR is encoded by the coding sequence ATGAACACTCAGTCGACGACGGGACCGCAAACAGCGCGTTCCGGTGCCAACTCAATGCCGCGCAAACTGAGTGTTGCCGTCACGACCGCCGCGATCCCTGCAGTGATGATCTCCGCGCTGGCTCTCGCCGAACCGGCTGCCGCAGCACCCGCTGCACCGCAGAACACCCTGTTCCCGCAGCTTCCCCTGCAGGCCATCAAGAACCTGAACACCGGTACGTCCACCGGTGTTGCCGCCTCACAGCTGGCTACGCAGATGCCCGCAACACTGCCGGCCGAGTCCGCGGCGCCCGCAACGCACCGGATCGTTTCCGGTGACACCGTCAGTTCCATTGCGGCACAGTACGGCCTTTCCGTGGCCGACCTGCTGCGCGTGAACAACCTGCAGCCGACGTCGCTGATCTTCGCCGGCGACGAGCTCCGCCTGGGCGGGTCATCCGCCCCCGCCTCCGCCGCGGCCGCCGCGCCTTCCGCCGGCACCTACACGGTGGTCTCCGGCGATACGCTGGGCGCCATCGCCGCCAGGCACGGCGTCAGCCTCTCCAGCATCCTCGCCGCCAACGGACTGAGCCTGACCTCCGTTATCTACCCGGGCCAGAGCATCCGGATCGACGGCAAGGCACCGTCAGCGACGCCCGCCGCCCCCGAGCAGGGCCAGACAGCACCCGCCGCCGGTGCCAGCTACACCGTCGCCGCGGGCGATACCCTCGGCGCCATCGCAGCCAAGCACGGTGTCAGCCTTTCGGGCGTCCTCGCGTCCAACGGCCTGACCCAGGGCTCGGTCATCCGTCCCGGCCAGCAGATCCGGCTCGACGGCGGCACCGTGAGCATCACGGCTGCGGCGCCCGTTGCGGCCCCGACGGATCTGGTGCCCAACACCTTCCTGCACTACACCTACCCCGAGCACACGGTCGCCGATGCCAACCTGAACAAGCAGGCGCTGAATTCGCTGCCGGTTCCGGACCGTGCACAGATGCAGCAGATTGTGGCCGACACGGCAGTGCAGATGGGCGTCGATCCGGCCCTGGCGCAGGCCTTTGCGCTCCAGGAATCCGGCTTCGACCAGCGGGCGGTCTCCCCCGCCAACGCCATCGGCACCATGCAGGTCATCCCCTCCTCCGGGGAATGGGCCTCGCAGCTGGTGGGCCGGCAGCTGAACCTGCTGGATCCGTACGACAACGCAACCGCGGGCGTAGCCATCATCAGCGCGCTGATCCGCAGCAGCGACAGCCTGGAAAACGCGATTGCCTCGTACTACCAGGGCCAGTACTCGGTCACCACGCACGGCATGTTCGCCGACACCCGCGGCTACGTGAGCTCGGTGCTTGCCCACCGCGAGTCCTTCCGGTAG
- a CDS encoding Stk1 family PASTA domain-containing Ser/Thr kinase, producing the protein MHEPVKDSLVETLVDDRYFVRSLVARGGMSSVYLATDRRLDRDVALKVLYPHLAADRGFLRRFESEAKSAARLSHPHVVGVLDQGITDSLAYLVMEYVPGRTLRGLMDERGPLSPRLALALMDAVVEGLAAAHDAGLVHRDVKPENVLLADNGRIKIADFGLARAVSTSTNTGTLVGTVAYLAPELVTAGGADERSDVYSAGIMLYEMLTGRQPFTGDSPIQVAFAHVHSSVPAPSALCPGLAEDLDDLVRWCTAKDPEERPVNGRALLGELRHIRTSLSDGELDFRCAPHPDGSPASSGSPTEALSGATEVLTGAGAATSVIDTSALHPDVAGGNSTEVIHRSGNPTTVFPAGGRPGSHDGGRGTDDYPAEENDETYDDGDDDGQGPHRRLSKRDERALARHNDREAHRPQMSLRSGKPRRRGILVAVLLAVLLAGAAFAGWFFGAGPGALVSVPDVSNTAVEEAGTQLGDAGLTYTTDEVFDEVVAAGLAVGTDPAAPREVRRFQPVTLLVSKGPELFPVPNVVQRTLEAAGADLQEADLTLGAVTEEYSESVAAGSIISQQPLPDTLLRLDAQVNVTVSRGPAPVEVPAVTGLGEEAAVEAVEAAGLKAAVAPDKVNSASVPAGAVVAQTPASGLLERGSTVTLTISLGPRMVEVPNYVGQRAESARADLESRGFTVEVENLLGGLLGLVRDQDPGAGTAPEGSTVILKVV; encoded by the coding sequence GTGCATGAGCCCGTGAAAGACTCCCTCGTTGAGACGCTGGTAGACGACCGTTACTTCGTCAGGTCCCTGGTGGCGCGCGGCGGAATGTCCAGCGTCTACCTCGCTACCGACCGCCGACTGGACCGCGACGTGGCGCTGAAGGTGCTGTACCCGCACCTTGCTGCGGACCGCGGCTTCCTTCGGCGCTTTGAAAGTGAGGCCAAGTCCGCTGCCCGGCTTTCCCACCCGCATGTGGTGGGCGTCCTGGACCAGGGCATCACGGACAGCCTGGCTTATCTGGTCATGGAGTATGTGCCGGGCCGGACGCTGCGCGGACTAATGGACGAGCGCGGCCCGCTGTCGCCGCGCCTCGCACTGGCACTGATGGACGCCGTGGTTGAAGGACTTGCCGCAGCACACGACGCCGGGCTGGTCCACCGCGACGTCAAGCCGGAAAACGTACTCCTTGCGGACAACGGCAGGATCAAGATCGCGGACTTCGGGCTGGCCCGTGCCGTGTCCACCAGCACCAATACCGGCACACTCGTGGGCACCGTTGCCTATCTGGCCCCCGAACTCGTGACCGCAGGCGGTGCCGACGAACGCAGCGACGTCTACTCGGCCGGCATCATGCTTTACGAAATGCTCACGGGCCGGCAGCCCTTTACCGGGGACTCCCCCATCCAGGTCGCCTTCGCACACGTCCATTCCTCGGTTCCCGCCCCGTCCGCCCTCTGCCCCGGGCTGGCTGAGGACCTGGACGACCTGGTCCGCTGGTGCACGGCCAAGGACCCCGAGGAACGCCCCGTCAACGGCCGTGCCCTGCTGGGCGAGCTGCGCCATATCCGCACCTCCCTGAGCGACGGAGAGCTGGATTTCCGGTGCGCCCCGCACCCGGACGGCAGTCCGGCTTCCTCCGGCTCCCCCACCGAAGCCCTGTCCGGAGCCACGGAAGTCCTTACGGGAGCCGGCGCCGCCACCAGCGTCATCGACACGTCAGCGCTGCACCCGGACGTGGCCGGGGGCAACTCCACCGAGGTTATCCACCGCAGCGGCAACCCCACGACGGTATTCCCCGCCGGCGGGCGCCCCGGCAGCCACGACGGGGGACGCGGTACAGACGACTACCCGGCCGAGGAAAACGATGAAACGTACGACGACGGCGACGACGACGGGCAGGGCCCGCACCGGCGCCTGAGCAAGCGCGATGAACGCGCCCTTGCACGGCACAACGACCGTGAAGCCCATCGCCCGCAGATGTCCCTCCGCAGCGGCAAACCCCGGCGGCGAGGCATCCTGGTGGCCGTGCTGCTGGCGGTCCTGCTCGCCGGCGCTGCCTTCGCCGGCTGGTTCTTCGGCGCCGGACCGGGCGCCCTTGTCTCCGTACCGGATGTCAGCAATACCGCCGTCGAAGAGGCCGGGACGCAGCTGGGCGACGCAGGGCTGACCTATACCACCGACGAGGTGTTCGATGAAGTCGTGGCAGCCGGACTTGCCGTGGGCACTGATCCCGCCGCTCCCCGGGAAGTGCGGCGCTTCCAGCCGGTGACCCTGCTCGTGTCCAAGGGGCCGGAGCTTTTCCCGGTGCCCAACGTGGTCCAGCGGACTCTCGAAGCCGCCGGAGCGGACCTTCAGGAAGCTGACCTCACCCTCGGCGCGGTCACCGAGGAATACAGCGAAAGCGTTGCCGCCGGCAGCATCATCAGCCAGCAGCCGCTGCCCGATACGCTGCTGCGGCTGGACGCCCAGGTGAACGTCACGGTTTCCAGGGGACCCGCACCCGTTGAGGTACCGGCGGTCACCGGCCTCGGCGAGGAGGCCGCCGTGGAGGCCGTCGAGGCCGCCGGGCTCAAGGCCGCCGTCGCCCCGGACAAGGTGAACAGTGCTTCCGTGCCCGCAGGTGCAGTCGTGGCCCAGACACCGGCTTCCGGCCTGCTGGAGCGGGGCTCCACCGTCACCCTGACCATTTCCCTCGGCCCGCGGATGGTCGAGGTCCCGAACTACGTGGGACAGCGCGCAGAATCTGCGCGCGCCGATCTGGAGAGCCGCGGGTTCACCGTGGAGGTCGAGAACCTGCTGGGCGGGCTGCTCGGCCTGGTCCGGGACCAGGACCCGGGCGCCGGAACCGCCCCCGAGGGCTCCACCGTCATCCTGAAGGTGGTGTAG
- the dinB gene encoding DNA polymerase IV, with translation MHVDMDAFYVSVELLKRPDLIGRPVIVGGLGGRSVVLSASYEARRYGVRSAMPMAVARRQCPQAVVLEPHQDVYRTFSGQLMQIFESITPLVEQLSVDEAFLDIAGSMRRLGPPRVIGELIRKRVADELGMTASVGIAATKFVAKIASTRCKPNGLLLVPKEQTVDFLHTLDVSALWGVGAKTREVMARVGIATVADVANTPPTVLRRLLGAVGDHVYELSWGRDPRAVTPVRREKSIGAEETFASDVSDDDILHTELLRLAHRSAVRLRAAGLQCRSVSLKLRYADFTTLTRTRTLPEPVDSAQMIYETTKGLLAALGPRPQSVRLIGLRAEQLESAEGAAMQLTLDGREDSWRSAEDALDRINQRFGELGVVPARLIAPSPRKPPAEPDPSPGGASGGPGQRPG, from the coding sequence ATGCACGTGGATATGGATGCCTTTTATGTCTCGGTTGAGCTCCTCAAGCGGCCGGACCTGATAGGCAGGCCCGTCATTGTAGGCGGACTGGGAGGACGGTCCGTAGTCCTGTCAGCCTCCTACGAGGCAAGACGTTACGGAGTCCGCTCGGCCATGCCCATGGCAGTGGCCCGCAGGCAGTGCCCGCAGGCAGTGGTCCTGGAGCCGCACCAGGACGTCTACCGGACCTTCTCAGGGCAGCTGATGCAGATCTTCGAGTCCATCACCCCGCTTGTGGAACAGCTCAGCGTGGATGAGGCCTTCCTCGATATAGCCGGATCCATGCGCAGGCTCGGACCCCCGCGCGTCATCGGGGAGCTCATCCGCAAGCGCGTCGCCGACGAGCTGGGCATGACTGCCAGTGTCGGCATTGCTGCGACCAAGTTCGTAGCCAAGATTGCTTCCACCCGCTGCAAACCCAACGGATTGCTGCTGGTACCCAAGGAACAGACGGTGGACTTCCTGCATACCCTCGATGTGTCCGCGCTGTGGGGAGTCGGGGCCAAGACCCGCGAAGTGATGGCACGGGTCGGGATCGCCACTGTTGCCGACGTCGCCAATACTCCGCCGACCGTGCTTCGCCGGCTGCTCGGCGCCGTGGGTGACCACGTGTACGAATTGTCCTGGGGGCGGGATCCCCGGGCGGTAACCCCGGTGCGGAGGGAAAAGAGCATCGGCGCAGAGGAAACCTTTGCCTCGGACGTCAGCGACGACGACATACTGCACACAGAACTGCTTCGGCTCGCGCACCGCAGCGCTGTCCGCCTGCGGGCCGCAGGTCTCCAGTGCAGGTCGGTCTCCCTGAAGCTGCGCTACGCCGACTTCACGACGCTGACGCGCACACGCACCCTTCCCGAGCCGGTGGACAGTGCACAGATGATTTACGAGACGACCAAGGGGCTGCTGGCCGCACTGGGGCCGCGGCCCCAGAGTGTCCGGCTGATCGGCCTGCGGGCGGAACAGCTTGAGTCCGCCGAAGGTGCTGCCATGCAGTTGACGCTGGACGGGCGGGAGGACAGCTGGCGTTCGGCCGAGGATGCCCTGGACCGGATCAACCAGCGGTTCGGCGAGCTGGGTGTCGTTCCCGCCCGGCTGATTGCCCCGTCTCCCCGGAAGCCGCCTGCGGAGCCGGACCCGTCCCCGGGAGGCGCTTCCGGCGGGCCCGGGCAGCGTCCCGGATAG
- a CDS encoding class II 3-deoxy-7-phosphoheptulonate synthase — translation MLSGAAATSASHPELDNWRSLPISQQPSWRGDPGYDAAIAELSMVPPLVFAGEVDVLRGRLAEAAQGRAFLLQGGDCAETFEAATADKISARVRTLLQMAVVLTYGASVPVIKMGRMAGQFAKPRSSNDETRNGVTLPAYRGDMVNGYDFTPESRRHDPARMVRAYHTSASTLNLIRAFTQGGFADLRLVHHWNKGFTSNPSHSRYESLAREIDRAVRFMDACGADFEALKRVEFFASHEALLLDYERALTRVDSRTGQPYDTSGHFLWIGERTRDLDSAHVDFLSRVRNPIGVKLGPSTSAEDALALIDRLDPNREPGRLTFITRMGARNIREKLPSLVEKVTASGAQVLWVTDPMHGNTVTSPNGYKTRNFDDVMDEVRGFFEVHDSLGTFPGGLHVEMTGDDVAECLGGADPVDQEAFVEGYESVCDPRLNHMQSLEMAFLVAGALSRRS, via the coding sequence ATGCTCTCCGGCGCGGCGGCGACCTCCGCAAGCCACCCCGAGCTGGACAACTGGCGTTCCCTGCCGATTTCCCAGCAGCCGTCCTGGCGCGGCGACCCCGGCTATGACGCTGCCATTGCCGAGCTCTCCATGGTTCCGCCGCTGGTCTTCGCAGGCGAAGTAGATGTGCTCCGGGGCCGTCTGGCCGAGGCCGCGCAGGGCCGTGCCTTCCTCCTGCAGGGCGGCGACTGCGCCGAGACCTTCGAGGCCGCCACTGCAGACAAGATCAGCGCCCGCGTCCGGACGCTGCTCCAGATGGCCGTCGTCCTGACCTACGGCGCCTCCGTTCCCGTGATCAAGATGGGACGGATGGCCGGCCAGTTCGCCAAACCGCGCTCGTCCAATGATGAAACCCGGAACGGCGTGACGCTGCCCGCCTACCGCGGCGACATGGTCAACGGCTACGACTTCACTCCCGAGTCCCGCAGGCACGACCCGGCACGGATGGTGCGTGCCTACCACACGTCCGCCTCCACGCTGAACCTGATCCGTGCCTTCACCCAGGGCGGTTTCGCCGACCTGCGGCTGGTGCACCACTGGAACAAGGGCTTCACCTCCAATCCCTCACACTCCCGCTATGAATCCCTCGCCCGGGAGATTGACCGGGCCGTCCGGTTCATGGACGCCTGCGGCGCTGACTTCGAGGCACTGAAGCGCGTTGAGTTCTTCGCCAGCCATGAGGCGCTGCTCCTGGACTACGAACGTGCACTGACCCGCGTGGACTCCCGCACCGGCCAGCCGTACGACACCTCCGGACACTTCCTGTGGATCGGGGAGCGGACCCGCGACCTGGATTCCGCGCATGTGGACTTCCTGTCCCGGGTGCGCAACCCCATCGGTGTGAAGCTGGGCCCGTCAACCAGCGCCGAAGACGCCCTCGCCCTGATCGACAGGCTTGATCCGAACCGCGAACCCGGACGGCTGACCTTCATCACCCGGATGGGCGCCCGGAACATCCGCGAGAAGCTGCCCTCCCTGGTGGAGAAAGTGACCGCCTCCGGCGCCCAGGTGCTGTGGGTGACGGACCCCATGCACGGCAACACCGTGACGTCGCCGAACGGCTACAAGACCCGCAACTTCGACGATGTGATGGACGAGGTGCGGGGCTTCTTCGAGGTGCATGATTCGCTGGGGACATTCCCCGGCGGCCTGCACGTGGAAATGACGGGCGACGACGTCGCGGAGTGCCTGGGCGGCGCGGACCCCGTTGACCAGGAGGCCTTCGTTGAGGGCTACGAATCGGTCTGCGATCCGCGGCTGAACCATATGCAGTCCCTGGAGATGGCCTTCCTGGTGGCCGGCGCCCTGTCCCGCAGGAGCTGA
- the rsmH gene encoding 16S rRNA (cytosine(1402)-N(4))-methyltransferase RsmH has product MSEERPTEERHVPVLRDRCINLLAPSIESAVADHGRAVVVDATLGMGGHTEAMLQRFPRLHVIGIDRDRQALALAGERLEPFADRIDLVHAVYDEIAEVVADLGFDGIDGALFDLGVSSLQLDERDRGFAYSYDAPLDMRMDTSRGRTAADVVNTYSEAELVGIIRKWGEEKFAGRIASAIVAARAAKPFTTTGELVEAIRGVVPAAAARTGGHPAKRTFQALRIEVNEELDVLERAIPASLSVLNMGGRVVVMSYHSLEDKIVKGIFAAGAASSAPKGFPVELEQHKAQLKRLTKGTEVPTDEEIAENPRAASAKLRAVERIRKPMDGAWK; this is encoded by the coding sequence ATGAGCGAAGAGCGCCCCACCGAGGAACGGCACGTTCCGGTGCTGCGCGACCGCTGCATCAATCTCCTGGCTCCTTCCATTGAAAGCGCCGTTGCCGACCACGGCCGTGCGGTGGTCGTAGATGCCACTCTCGGCATGGGCGGGCACACCGAAGCCATGCTGCAGCGCTTTCCCCGGCTCCATGTGATCGGTATCGACCGGGACCGCCAGGCGCTGGCACTGGCCGGCGAACGGCTGGAGCCCTTTGCGGACCGCATCGACCTGGTCCACGCGGTGTATGACGAAATAGCAGAAGTCGTAGCCGATCTTGGGTTTGACGGCATCGACGGAGCCCTGTTTGACCTCGGCGTTTCCTCGCTGCAGCTCGACGAGCGGGACCGGGGCTTCGCCTACTCCTACGACGCGCCCCTGGATATGCGGATGGACACCAGCCGCGGACGTACGGCTGCCGACGTCGTGAACACCTACAGCGAAGCCGAACTGGTGGGCATCATCCGGAAGTGGGGCGAGGAGAAATTCGCCGGCCGGATCGCATCGGCCATCGTTGCAGCGCGTGCCGCCAAGCCCTTTACTACTACCGGTGAACTGGTCGAAGCTATCCGCGGCGTTGTCCCGGCAGCCGCCGCCCGCACCGGCGGGCATCCGGCGAAACGGACCTTCCAGGCGCTGCGGATCGAGGTCAACGAGGAACTGGATGTCCTCGAACGGGCCATCCCGGCATCGTTGTCCGTGCTGAATATGGGCGGACGCGTGGTGGTGATGTCCTACCACTCGCTGGAGGACAAGATTGTCAAGGGCATCTTCGCCGCCGGCGCAGCCTCCTCCGCCCCTAAGGGTTTCCCCGTTGAACTTGAACAACACAAGGCCCAGCTCAAGAGGCTGACCAAGGGCACCGAGGTGCCTACGGACGAGGAAATCGCAGAAAATCCCCGTGCAGCCTCAGCAAAGCTCCGCGCAGTAGAACGAATCCGCAAACCCATGGATGGGGCCTGGAAATAA
- the mraZ gene encoding division/cell wall cluster transcriptional repressor MraZ codes for MFLGTHSPRLDEKGRLILPAKFREELADGLVLTRGQEHCIYVFSRKEFERVHDQMREAPLSSRQARDYIRVFLSGASDEVPDKQGRVTIPPALRSYAGLGRELVVIGAGTRAEIWDATAWQNYLAEQETAFSETDEDAIPGIF; via the coding sequence ATGTTCCTAGGAACACATTCACCGCGTTTGGATGAGAAGGGGAGGCTGATTCTGCCGGCTAAATTCCGCGAGGAACTGGCCGACGGCCTGGTCTTGACCAGGGGCCAGGAGCACTGCATCTACGTCTTCAGCCGGAAGGAATTCGAACGGGTCCACGACCAAATGCGGGAAGCTCCACTTTCCTCCCGCCAGGCGCGTGACTACATTCGGGTCTTTCTGTCCGGGGCCTCTGATGAAGTTCCGGACAAGCAGGGGCGGGTAACCATCCCTCCGGCACTGAGGTCGTATGCAGGACTCGGACGCGAACTGGTCGTCATCGGCGCCGGCACGCGGGCCGAGATCTGGGACGCAACCGCTTGGCAGAACTACCTGGCAGAACAGGAAACCGCGTTTTCGGAAACGGATGAAGACGCGATTCCCGGGATTTTCTAG
- a CDS encoding Rv2175c family DNA-binding protein has product MNELEELVSDWLTLPDVAEQLDLPINKVHSLLEERALVAVRLGERKIRSIPAAFIADGSVLDSLKGTISVLDDAGFHDDEMIRWLFTADDTLPGRPVDALREGRKTEIRRRAQALGW; this is encoded by the coding sequence GTGAATGAACTCGAGGAACTTGTTTCCGACTGGCTGACCCTGCCCGATGTGGCTGAACAACTTGATCTCCCTATTAACAAGGTGCATAGCCTGCTGGAGGAGCGCGCCCTTGTGGCCGTGCGCCTCGGCGAGCGGAAGATCCGCAGTATTCCGGCTGCCTTTATTGCCGACGGCTCCGTGCTGGACAGCCTGAAGGGCACGATTTCCGTGCTCGACGACGCAGGCTTCCACGACGACGAGATGATCCGCTGGCTGTTTACGGCTGACGACACCCTGCCGGGCCGTCCCGTGGACGCACTCCGCGAGGGGCGCAAGACAGAGATCCGCCGCCGCGCCCAGGCTCTGGGCTGGTAA
- a CDS encoding DUF3040 domain-containing protein has product MALSEHEQRLLDQLEQQLHAEDPKFANSMATSAGRGISTRRIVLGALLAVVGLGVLLLGITEAGIPVGVLGFLIMGAGVYYATTRGRKNPPTAADGRRERESSTQRGFMNNLENKWDERKRDQP; this is encoded by the coding sequence ATGGCACTGTCGGAACACGAGCAGCGCTTGCTGGATCAGCTGGAGCAGCAATTACACGCCGAAGATCCTAAATTCGCGAACTCAATGGCGACGTCCGCCGGCCGGGGGATCTCGACAAGGCGCATCGTACTTGGCGCCCTGCTGGCTGTTGTCGGGCTGGGCGTGCTGCTGCTGGGGATCACGGAAGCGGGGATCCCTGTCGGCGTACTGGGGTTCCTCATCATGGGTGCCGGTGTCTACTACGCAACCACCCGCGGACGGAAGAACCCGCCCACAGCGGCGGACGGCCGCAGGGAGCGTGAGTCCAGTACCCAGCGCGGATTCATGAACAACCTGGAAAACAAGTGGGATGAACGCAAACGCGACCAGCCGTAG
- a CDS encoding polyprenyl synthetase family protein — translation MTFTPVETAQEEQSAYRGLLGAELEDFLALQQTVLAGISAEALPLLDAVHNLAQGGKRLRALLSYWGWRGAGGAPLHPEAVRAGVALELFQSAALIHDDIIDRSDTRRGGPSVHRIFSMAHADSDWHLDGSHFGSSAGILAGDLCLSLSEEMFSAVGPRAAHGTEARRIFNRMRTEVMAGQYLDILEEVVGPGHDPEHAVVRALNILRYKAAKYTTEHPLTLGGALAGAGADLLAGYSRFSLPLGEAFQLRDDVLGVFGDPQTTGKPAGDDLREGKRTVLIAYALSGGSENARKEITARLGDPDLDDDGVARLRAILLDTGALEATEALISQHTETAFSALAALPLDDVPRAALDALAHSAVKRSA, via the coding sequence GTGACCTTTACCCCCGTCGAAACCGCGCAGGAGGAACAGTCGGCATACCGGGGCCTGCTCGGCGCGGAGCTCGAGGATTTCCTGGCGCTCCAGCAAACCGTCCTCGCCGGAATCTCGGCCGAGGCGCTGCCCCTGCTGGACGCGGTGCACAACCTCGCCCAAGGCGGAAAGCGGCTGCGCGCCCTTCTCTCGTACTGGGGCTGGCGCGGCGCAGGAGGCGCTCCCCTGCACCCGGAAGCCGTCCGGGCCGGCGTGGCTCTGGAACTGTTCCAGAGCGCGGCGCTGATCCACGACGACATCATCGACCGGTCGGATACCCGCCGGGGCGGGCCCAGTGTCCACCGTATCTTCTCCATGGCGCACGCAGACTCCGACTGGCACCTGGACGGATCCCACTTCGGCTCGTCCGCCGGCATCCTTGCGGGCGACCTCTGCCTTTCCCTCAGCGAAGAAATGTTCTCCGCAGTGGGCCCGCGCGCCGCGCACGGCACCGAAGCGCGGCGGATCTTCAACCGGATGCGCACCGAGGTCATGGCCGGGCAGTACCTTGACATCCTGGAAGAGGTAGTCGGCCCCGGACACGATCCCGAACATGCCGTGGTACGGGCCCTGAACATCCTCCGTTACAAGGCCGCGAAGTACACCACGGAGCATCCGCTGACTCTTGGCGGCGCCCTGGCCGGCGCCGGGGCAGATCTTCTGGCCGGATATTCCCGTTTCTCCCTGCCCCTGGGCGAAGCCTTCCAGCTTCGGGACGATGTGCTGGGCGTCTTCGGGGATCCGCAGACAACGGGCAAGCCGGCCGGCGACGATCTGCGCGAGGGCAAGCGCACGGTCCTGATTGCCTATGCCCTCTCCGGCGGCAGCGAGAACGCGCGGAAGGAGATCACCGCCCGGCTTGGGGATCCGGACCTGGACGACGACGGCGTGGCCCGCCTGCGGGCGATCCTCCTGGACACGGGGGCGCTGGAGGCAACCGAGGCACTTATTTCGCAGCATACGGAAACAGCTTTTTCCGCCCTGGCCGCACTCCCCCTTGACGATGTCCCCAGAGCGGCGCTGGACGCCCTGGCGCACTCGGCGGTAAAACGCAGCGCCTAA